CCCGTAACTGCCACATCCGGTTCCACTTTTAATTTTTTTACGAGTGCGTACACCCGTGTCGCAACTGCATCATGGACACCCGCGATCAGATTGGCAACTGGTTCGCCTGAGGCGAGCTGGTTTATTACCTCATACTCGGCGAATACCGTGCAGGTGTTGCTGATGGGGGCGATCCGTTGGGCCGAAAGGGATAGGGGGCCGATTTTATCTAAGGGCACGCCTAATGCATCGGCAATGACCTCTAGAAACCGCCCTGTCCCGGCTGCGCATTTATCATTCATGACAAAGTCCGTTACCTTGCCACTCTTTATCTTGATTCCTTTGCTGTCCTGTCCTCCGATATCAACCACCGTCCTTACTGTTGGCAGGACGCTGTGAAGCCCTTTCGCGTGGCACGTGATCTCGGTTACCTGCCTGTCGGCGAAGGGGACATTTATCCGACCGTATCCTGTTGCGACAATATACGCGAGATCCTCAAATCTGATGCCCGCCTTTACGAGGGCCTCCTCTATCACTTTGTTAGCCAGTTTTCGATGTTCAGGCCCTGTGGGGCCTATGATCGACGCATTGAGTTGGTCGCTCACGATGACCACTTTGGTCATGGTGGATCCGATGTCTATACCGGCAAAATACTGTTTCATCGTGTTTCAACTCCCCAGTTTTTCACAAGCCGTTCTTTTTGTACGATACTAACACATCTTGAAGATGTCGATCCTGCCCATGATAGGGCAACGTCATCCTGCTTAAGGAACTTGTATTTTCCTTTTACCTGCGCCAAAGAGATTGTGGGCGAAGGGACTATAGTCTTTATTA
The Syntrophobacterales bacterium genome window above contains:
- a CDS encoding acyl-CoA dehydratase activase; this translates as MKQYFAGIDIGSTMTKVVIVSDQLNASIIGPTGPEHRKLANKVIEEALVKAGIRFEDLAYIVATGYGRINVPFADRQVTEITCHAKGLHSVLPTVRTVVDIGGQDSKGIKIKSGKVTDFVMNDKCAAGTGRFLEVIADALGVPLDKIGPLSLSAQRIAPISNTCTVFAEYEVINQLASGEPVANLIAGVHDAVATRVYALVKKLKVEPDVAVTGGGAKNVGLVKALENKFKFPLKVPPEPLITGALGAALIGKETCENAAHSGQAPKRSEQGLSGETKFFS